In the Wyeomyia smithii strain HCP4-BCI-WySm-NY-G18 chromosome 2, ASM2978416v1, whole genome shotgun sequence genome, one interval contains:
- the LOC129719490 gene encoding glycosylphosphatidylinositol anchor attachment 1 protein yields MGLLTNPSISQKAKYCKALIRHNTLLCFGLYLLGVGYFCLLPDSNFNSATYFSENALLPGLVYSELKPETVSLARTYAAELERERENHRKGMPYAWLLAKMRKIGLETHTHNFTLNYPLGGGKVFTGKNVYGILRAPRIGSTESFVISVPYRPPESVYTDVSAGVSLMLAFADFARRQKYWAKDIIFLITEQEQLGMQAWLEAYHGSEDNRVLNGGSLNGRAGAIQAAINLEVQGFDVDFINLKLEGLNGQLPNLDLHNLAQKLSQKNGVSAAYRLLGTNKRKPTGYWEKLQNILAMVFSQSTGVPTGNHGLFHRYGIEALTLECVQTSSLSRASAGVGPLLKIVEGISRSLNNLLERFHQSYFFYLLVTHDRFVSIGDYMPSLGLMAGALLIKSFIHYLSLYYSDEDEEEQTVDTELSQTPKVNFVQIGSLFLLAHSIGAATTVLPFHSGLNTYLHEANLRTQLSLFAIMVSISVLTLILPAFVPLLESFNSGVLQIVVLLELGTVLLTVGMLNFSLGLVLSVVVVPVVLILQPRKEGFFYRGSSQIFCLLLHPLVVVLLTVFGMTCALFPELSIQALMGKAVTATMDAITYSVVDSMIYGNWLFNLVALIFLPSWILLWFLMFATPTQRLKPTQPSARDSKVLKQD; encoded by the exons ATGGGTCTCCTCACAAACCCTTCAATCTCGCAGAAAGCAAAGTACTGCAAGGCGCTAATTCGACACAACACGCTGCTCTGCTTCGGTCTGTATCTGCTGGGTGTTGGCTACTTCTGTCTGCTGCCTGATTCGAACTTTAACTCGGCTACGTATTTCTCCGAGAATGCCCTGCTACCGGGGCTGGTGTACTCGGAATTGAAACCAGAAACAGTATCCCTTGCGCGCACGTATGCTGCCGAGTTGGAACGGGAACGAGAGAACCACCGGAAGGGAATGCCCTACGCTTGGCTTTTGGCTAAGATGCGAAAGATTGGATTGGAAACGCATACGCATAACTTCACCCTAAACTACCCACTGGGAGGGGGAAAAGTGTTCACCGGTAAGAACGTTTACGGAATTTTACGAGCGCCCCGCATCGGGTCGACGGAATCGTTCGTCATTTCGGTTCCTTACCGGCCACCGGAGTCCGTCTACACGGATGTATCGGCCGGTGTGTCGCTTATGTTGGCATTTGCTGATTTCGCGCGTCGGCAAAAGTACTGGGCTAAGGATATCATTTTCCTGATAACTGAACAGGAGCAGCTAGGAATGCAGGCTTGGTTGGAAGCCTATCACGGATCAGAAGACAACCGAGTTTTAAATGGTGGATCATTGAACGGCAGGGCAGGTGCTATTCAGGCGGCGATTAACTTGGAAGTGCAAGGTTTCGATGTGGACTTTATCAACCTCAAGCTTGAAGGGCTCAACGGGCAGCTCCCGAATCTGGATTTGCACAACTTGGCGCAGAAACTATCGCAAAAGAATGGTGTTTCGGCTGCATACCGTCTGCTGGGAACGAACAAACGGAAACCCACCGGGTACTGGGAAAAGCTGCAGAATATACTGGCAATGGTTTTCAGCCAATCTACCGGGGTTCCAACCGGTAATCACGGACTTTTTCATCGCTACGGGATTGAAGCGTTGACGCTAGAGTGTGTCCAAACGAGTTCACTTTCCCGTGCGTCCGCTGGTGTCGGTCCACTTCTCAAGATAGTCGAAGGTATCAGCCGAAGTTTGAACAATCTGTTGGAACGATTCCATCAGAGTTACTTCTTCTATCTTTTGGTCACGCACGACCGGTTCGTTTCGATCGGAGACTACATGCCTAGTCTAGGGCTAATGGCTGGAGCTTTACTGATCAAATCATTCATCCACTATCTTTCGCTGTACTATTCCGATGAGGATGAGGAGGAACAAACCGTGGACACCGAATTGAGTCAAACGCCCAAGGTAAATTTCGTTCAAATTGGATCACTATTTCTGCTCGCTCATTCGATTGGAGCAGCCACCACCGTTCTACCGTTCCATTCCGGACTCAATACTTATCTGCATGAGGCCAATCTTAGAACGCAGTTAAGTTTGTTCGCAATCATGGTTAGCATATCCGTGCTGACGTTGATTCTGCCAGCTTTTGTTCCCTTGCTTGAGAGCTTCAACTCAGGAGTGCTCCAGATTGTCGTGCTACTGGAACTGGGAACAGTTCTGTTAACGGTTGGAATGCTAAACTTCTCTCTGGGACTCGTTCTGTCGGTTGTTGTAGTGCCGGTAGTGTTGATTCTGCAACCTCGGAAGGAAGGTTTCTTCTATCGGGG ATCATCCCAAATCTTCTGTCTGCTACTGCATCCGCTGGTGGTCGTACTTTTGACGGTGTTTGGTATGACTTGTGCGTTGTTCCCCGAACTGAGCATTCAGGCCCTAATGGGGAAAGCCGTTACAGCCACGATGGATGCCATCACCTATTCCGTGGTGGATTCAATG ATTTACGGTAACTGGTTGTTCAATCTGGTTGCCCTCATCTTTCTACCCTCGTGGATTCTGCTGTGGTTTTTGATGTTTGCTACCCCAACGCAGAGGTTGAAACCGACTCAGCCTTCTGCACGTGATTCCAAAGTATTGAAACAGGACTGA